One genomic segment of Cellulophaga sp. HaHaR_3_176 includes these proteins:
- a CDS encoding NUDIX hydrolase, with protein MDFRKRDNVTVDCVVFGLDSSGLNVLLRKRTLNMYDEDYKVIDDWVVTGYYVFKSKTLEESVDHIFKEITGISNSDKIQFKTYGNPNRIKSEKDLLWVRSRGVKTQTMTIAYYYALPLEKVNLKHDGFKWFLYQSVPELGFDHQEIVADAYEDLKRKIMTEPIVFNFLPVKFTLNDLQFAYESILHVEIDNRNFRKKALSKPYIVPLNEKRKGVSKKPSKLYVFSRDVYDAVKEKDYLISV; from the coding sequence ATGGATTTTAGAAAGAGAGATAATGTAACTGTAGATTGTGTGGTGTTTGGATTAGATTCAAGTGGACTTAATGTGCTACTTCGTAAACGAACATTAAATATGTATGACGAAGATTATAAGGTTATTGATGATTGGGTTGTTACCGGTTATTATGTGTTTAAAAGTAAAACACTAGAAGAATCTGTAGATCATATTTTTAAAGAGATAACGGGTATAAGTAATTCAGATAAAATTCAATTTAAAACTTATGGGAATCCTAATAGGATAAAATCAGAAAAGGATTTACTGTGGGTTAGGAGTAGAGGTGTTAAAACCCAGACAATGACAATTGCGTATTATTATGCTTTACCGTTAGAGAAGGTAAATCTTAAACATGATGGATTTAAATGGTTTTTATATCAATCGGTTCCTGAGCTTGGTTTTGATCATCAAGAAATTGTAGCAGATGCTTATGAAGATTTAAAAAGAAAGATAATGACCGAGCCTATTGTTTTTAATTTTCTTCCAGTTAAGTTTACATTAAACGATTTGCAGTTTGCTTATGAGTCTATATTACATGTAGAGATAGATAACCGAAACTTTAGGAAGAAGGCTTTGAGTAAGCCGTATATAGTTCCGTTAAATGAAAAAAGAAAAGGAGTTTCTAAAAAACCATCAAAATTGTATGTATTTAGTAGAGATGTGTATGATGCAGTAAAAGAAAAAGACTATTTAATAAGTGTGTAG